A single genomic interval of Terriglobus albidus harbors:
- a CDS encoding 50S ribosomal protein L25, whose amino-acid sequence MSEAVLASVREGKFNKNAARRVRVAGQIPAVVYGAGQESQAIAVDPKVITRILHSESGHNTIFDLTVGSAAPIKAMIVDWQYEPIKGKLLHIDLKRIAMDKAIRVSVPVMLIGTATGVKNQGGILDHILREVEVECLPGDIPSHIDVDVSNLSLHQVIHVSDLPHAGKVKFLEDEGAVVAHVTIVKEEAPVEAVAAAEPEVAKKGKEAAPAADSAKK is encoded by the coding sequence ATGTCAGAAGCAGTTCTCGCATCTGTTCGCGAAGGCAAGTTCAACAAGAATGCGGCTCGCCGTGTACGCGTCGCCGGTCAGATTCCGGCTGTCGTGTACGGTGCCGGACAGGAGTCGCAGGCGATTGCCGTCGATCCGAAGGTCATCACCCGCATTCTGCACTCTGAGTCCGGTCACAACACGATCTTCGATCTCACCGTCGGATCGGCTGCTCCTATCAAGGCCATGATTGTTGACTGGCAGTATGAGCCCATCAAGGGCAAGCTGCTGCACATCGACCTGAAGCGTATTGCCATGGACAAGGCTATCCGCGTCAGCGTTCCGGTCATGCTGATTGGTACGGCTACCGGCGTGAAGAACCAGGGCGGCATTCTGGACCATATCCTGCGTGAGGTCGAGGTCGAGTGCCTTCCGGGCGACATCCCCTCGCACATCGATGTGGACGTCAGCAACCTCTCACTGCACCAGGTGATCCACGTCTCCGATCTGCCGCACGCCGGCAAGGTCAAGTTCCTGGAGGACGAGGGCGCTGTTGTGGCTCACGTCACCATCGTGAAGGAAGAGGCTCCAGTGGAAGCTGTTGCCGCAGCCGAACCGGAAGTAGCCAAGAAGGGCAAGGAAGCTGCTCCTGCAGCTGACTCTGCCAAGAAGTAA
- the pth gene encoding aminoacyl-tRNA hydrolase, with the protein MKLIVGLGNPGIEYQFTPHNAGFLAIDRIADDAGAVVANRRGKALTGRAILAGQEVLLAKPETFMNLSGLSVAALVQELGIDPSKDVIVLYDELALPLGTIRIRERGSANGHNGVKSITGVLGTEDWIRIRIGVGKPPAADGREIRAGGSNYLLAPMKKAELTALDEVLDRVKLAVEAVLTEGVGPAMSKFNAPPK; encoded by the coding sequence GTGAAGCTGATTGTCGGACTTGGAAATCCAGGAATCGAATATCAGTTCACGCCGCATAATGCGGGGTTTCTGGCCATTGACCGCATCGCGGACGACGCGGGAGCGGTGGTGGCCAACCGGAGAGGAAAGGCGCTCACCGGCAGGGCGATTCTGGCAGGGCAGGAAGTTCTGCTGGCAAAGCCTGAGACCTTTATGAATCTGAGCGGGCTTTCCGTAGCTGCTCTGGTTCAGGAGCTCGGCATCGATCCGTCGAAGGACGTGATTGTGTTGTATGACGAGCTGGCGCTTCCGCTGGGCACCATCCGCATTCGCGAACGGGGCAGCGCCAACGGGCACAACGGTGTGAAGTCCATCACCGGAGTGCTTGGAACAGAAGATTGGATCCGCATCCGGATCGGGGTAGGTAAACCGCCTGCCGCCGACGGCCGCGAGATCAGGGCCGGTGGTTCGAACTACCTGCTCGCGCCCATGAAAAAGGCCGAGCTCACCGCGCTGGATGAAGTACTCGATCGCGTGAAGCTGGCGGTTGAGGCGGTGCTGACAGAAGGTGTCGGTCCCGCGATGAGCAAGTTCAATGCACCACCTAAGTAA
- the rpsF gene encoding 30S ribosomal protein S6, with the protein MNRTYEVMFIVRPDVQEEDLDKLIEGFSGTVTSNAGEVKSVEKMGRRRLAYVVRKFQDGQYILMNVAADGKLIAELERRLRVTEQVIKFITVRTDEEDKRLAKIKAIRDTKVKRSAQSSEAPAVVAAAATTAAPAAEPEAATA; encoded by the coding sequence ATGAATCGCACTTACGAAGTCATGTTTATCGTCCGTCCTGACGTGCAGGAAGAGGACCTGGACAAGCTGATCGAAGGCTTCTCCGGCACCGTCACCAGCAACGCTGGCGAAGTGAAGTCCGTGGAGAAGATGGGCCGCCGCCGTCTGGCGTATGTCGTCCGCAAGTTCCAGGATGGCCAGTACATTCTGATGAACGTCGCCGCCGACGGAAAGCTGATCGCCGAGCTGGAGCGCCGTCTCCGCGTTACTGAGCAGGTTATCAAGTTCATCACCGTCCGTACGGACGAGGAAGACAAGCGCCTCGCCAAGATCAAGGCGATCCGCGACACCAAGGTCAAGCGCTCGGCGCAGAGCTCTGAGGCTCCGGCGGTCGTTGCCGCTGCTGCTACTACTGCCGCCCCTGCTGCTGAGCCTGAGGCTGCTACCGCCTAA
- the rpsR gene encoding 30S ribosomal protein S18: MADEITTTQAAAPSERSSERPSGPRGPRPGGPGGPGGPGGPGGRKFFRRKKVCKFCTEKIDAISYRDVRLLQGFVAERGKIVPRRLTGVCTTHQRKLSAAIKQARNIALLPFAARY; encoded by the coding sequence ATGGCTGACGAGATTACGACAACACAAGCAGCAGCTCCCTCCGAACGTTCTTCCGAACGTCCCTCCGGCCCTCGTGGCCCACGTCCTGGCGGCCCCGGCGGCCCTGGTGGACCGGGTGGCCCTGGCGGCCGCAAGTTTTTCCGCCGCAAGAAGGTCTGCAAGTTCTGCACCGAGAAGATCGATGCCATCAGCTACCGCGATGTGCGTCTGCTGCAGGGCTTCGTTGCCGAGCGCGGAAAGATTGTTCCCCGCCGCCTGACGGGCGTGTGCACCACTCACCAGCGCAAGCTCAGCGCGGCCATCAAGCAGGCTCGTAACATCGCCCTGCTGCCGTTCGCGGCTCGCTACTAA
- the rplI gene encoding 50S ribosomal protein L9: protein MEVILKEDILKLGHRGDVVKVADGYGRNYLLPQKLAIEATAANKAVIEQMKGSALRKSAREKGDAETQAASLNNAELVFERKVGEGDHLFGSVTSSDIAHALEAQGFTVDRRKIALDEPLKTIGEFHVPIKLHREVSAHVKVVIKSDKPEEVISSAAPAEEPEAVEAE from the coding sequence ATGGAAGTCATTCTGAAGGAAGATATCCTCAAGCTCGGCCACCGTGGCGACGTCGTGAAGGTTGCCGACGGCTATGGCCGTAACTATCTGCTGCCGCAGAAGCTCGCGATCGAAGCAACCGCGGCGAACAAGGCCGTCATCGAGCAGATGAAGGGCTCCGCTCTGCGCAAGTCCGCGCGTGAGAAGGGCGATGCCGAGACGCAGGCCGCCAGCCTCAACAACGCCGAGCTCGTCTTCGAGCGCAAAGTTGGCGAGGGCGACCACCTCTTCGGTTCGGTTACCTCCTCTGACATTGCACACGCTCTCGAAGCGCAGGGCTTTACCGTTGACCGCCGCAAGATCGCTCTGGACGAGCCGCTGAAGACCATCGGCGAGTTCCACGTGCCGATCAAGCTGCACCGTGAGGTTTCGGCCCACGTCAAGGTAGTCATCAAGAGCGACAAGCCGGAAGAAGTTATCTCCAGCGCCGCTCCCGCGGAAGAGCCGGAGGCGGTTGAGGCTGAGTAA
- a CDS encoding RNA polymerase sigma factor, translating to MGSPALQLGMHRELIADLVLVRKNEWDAVFSGLVQEHARLLYRIAYAVVRNQQDAEDAVQDVFLKAYRAQPNPQDARAYLARAAYRSALDRLPRKDTRAFAEHEDFPAGMASQEDLAAGWSEQRRLHRLIDALPGELRQPLLLTAIEGLTSREVAAILGIPEGTVRTRAQRAREELRKRLERRKV from the coding sequence ATGGGTTCGCCTGCCCTGCAACTCGGAATGCACCGCGAACTTATTGCCGACTTGGTTCTGGTGCGCAAGAACGAATGGGATGCGGTCTTCTCCGGGCTTGTCCAGGAACATGCGCGGCTGCTATATCGCATCGCCTATGCGGTGGTGAGAAATCAGCAGGATGCGGAAGACGCCGTGCAGGATGTCTTTCTCAAGGCCTATCGAGCCCAGCCCAATCCGCAGGATGCACGTGCATATCTGGCGCGGGCGGCGTATCGGTCGGCTCTTGATAGGCTGCCGCGCAAGGACACCCGGGCCTTTGCTGAGCATGAGGACTTTCCCGCAGGAATGGCATCCCAGGAGGATCTCGCCGCCGGATGGAGTGAGCAGCGACGGCTACATCGCCTGATCGATGCGTTGCCTGGAGAGCTGCGTCAGCCCCTGCTGCTGACAGCGATTGAAGGCCTCACCTCGCGTGAGGTTGCTGCCATATTAGGTATTCCCGAGGGCACGGTGAGAACGCGTGCACAGCGGGCAAGGGAAGAGCTTCGGAAACGATTGGAAAGGAGGAAGGTGTGA
- a CDS encoding type II and III secretion system protein: MIRRLKSCTLLLVVVLMLSSAASAQETAAKDAAPSGPSVRHLLKFVVKELEGGKVINSREYSTYLAGGSKETAGTSSIRTGSKVPIPVSYEPKQPNFAQITYIDIGVNIDIRGDRVEDGKLYCFIKAEITSIDTSASAESSTFPKVVRQNVWNSPVFAPLGKPITLFSSDDVASKRTMQLELTATEVK; encoded by the coding sequence ATGATTCGCCGACTCAAATCTTGCACTCTTCTTCTAGTTGTTGTTCTTATGCTCTCCAGCGCCGCTTCCGCACAGGAGACAGCGGCCAAAGACGCTGCTCCATCCGGACCATCGGTGCGCCATCTGCTGAAGTTTGTCGTGAAAGAACTTGAGGGTGGGAAGGTGATCAACAGCCGTGAGTATTCGACTTATCTGGCGGGCGGTTCGAAGGAAACGGCAGGAACGTCCTCGATTCGCACCGGCAGTAAGGTGCCGATTCCTGTCAGCTACGAGCCGAAGCAGCCAAACTTTGCGCAGATAACGTACATCGATATCGGTGTGAATATCGATATCCGCGGAGACCGCGTCGAAGACGGCAAGCTTTACTGTTTCATCAAGGCTGAGATCACCAGTATCGACACCAGCGCTAGCGCTGAAAGCAGCACCTTTCCCAAGGTCGTCCGGCAGAACGTCTGGAACTCTCCTGTCTTTGCGCCGCTCGGCAAGCCAATCACACTCTTCTCGTCCGACGATGTCGCCTCGAAGCGCACCATGCAACTGGAGCTGACTGCAACCGAGGTCAAATAG
- a CDS encoding TonB-dependent receptor: protein MQLLNRMKLIFLALCCSLAGATALAQSSSGAIGGTVTDASGAVIPNASVTAINRDTNVATKSTTNQEGVYSIRFLQIGSYQVVVEAQGFNRYQVGPFTLETNQQLKVDGRLTVGDTLQVQVTTEVPLLNAENGTINAVVDATTVDNIPVNGRNFTQLTQFMPGIALTNQNQWNGATGSPNNSGVRQQSVATAPSINGNRMITNNYTLDGIQFFDSGANFSNAFGLPGYNPSPDAIQQVTVVSTSPAAEFGFGTGGQILTVLKSGSNRFHGSVYDYLQNWNQDANTWSNKRVTPGSAPTARTKYTQQTFGASLGGRIVRDRLFFFGDYAGYRKPSSSIPIYSVAPAAFRSGDFSSLLGTSYGQLYDSQNNYAAFTNNKLPINNPVAAYLFAHPELYPLPNRASTAPDGVYQNYSGTAIKALDRNDQGDLKVDYKIGENDAVFARISYGRARSGSNNQGMGVVLPLISEFPFASYAASYTHTFSPAIVNEFRGGFTRMAYNSYNIDYTGVFGTKGDSLVGIATSFVQTIPGFTQQSFTGTQSASSPTTSLGTTGSGRLALNNNYEYDDTLSIQHGRHLFKAGLQWVWYQNNFQANPAGALGNFNYNGLYTGNPRIGKPNGYDYADFVLGYSSGSSISVGSLGRRGGRQWRSAYFFQDDWRITDKLTLNLGLRYEYDTPFYEVQNRMAKVDVATGQLRLAGQNGNNRALYNPFYGQFDPRFGFAWQVNNRTVIRGGFASTTFMDFNQFVNHLTNRPYVNTAAATATVPTTTSGGTIVNPASGFANASAVNTATNYNIWRDDLRPSFVPSFDLAVEYQISNTQTVMFAYVGNIGNRLLNLRNINQLKQTNTGTTTEVAPYFSLAGQTGTVTLFDHEGMQNYNAAEAIYRKRASRGVTFTLNYTYSKNLTNAQGYAAPSNISGGANYPQNAYDLRAEYGPAGFDIRNNLTSTWVVEMPFGRGQHFGRNMNRLLDLAVGGWKVAGNATLYSGFPITIQANNMAGTNQSTGRANHYRALKRTNARFLPPNTGAGFYGWWGNDPSATPCTTPGVDNGVCAYGVPALGTYGNAGIGSERSPGFRGIDAAGFKTFPIYESHELQFRVDAYNVGNISSYNNPGRSASSPASFGFIQSTRSQQRQLQFALKYRF from the coding sequence ATGCAACTACTGAATCGCATGAAGCTGATCTTCCTGGCGCTGTGCTGCAGCCTGGCCGGCGCTACTGCTCTTGCGCAGTCTTCTTCGGGTGCAATTGGAGGCACAGTGACTGATGCGTCAGGCGCCGTGATTCCGAACGCCTCAGTGACTGCCATCAACCGCGACACCAATGTCGCCACCAAATCGACCACGAACCAGGAAGGCGTTTACTCGATCCGCTTCCTGCAGATCGGTTCGTACCAGGTCGTTGTTGAAGCACAGGGTTTTAATCGCTACCAGGTTGGTCCATTCACTCTGGAAACCAATCAGCAGCTCAAAGTAGATGGCCGTCTGACCGTTGGAGACACCCTGCAGGTGCAGGTGACGACCGAGGTGCCGCTACTGAACGCGGAGAACGGAACCATCAACGCCGTGGTGGACGCCACCACAGTCGACAACATTCCGGTAAACGGGCGTAACTTTACCCAGTTGACGCAGTTCATGCCCGGCATCGCGCTGACCAACCAGAACCAGTGGAATGGCGCGACAGGTAGCCCGAACAACTCCGGTGTCCGCCAGCAGAGTGTCGCTACAGCGCCGAGTATCAACGGCAATCGCATGATCACCAACAACTACACGCTGGACGGAATTCAGTTCTTCGACAGCGGCGCCAACTTCTCCAACGCTTTCGGCCTGCCCGGCTACAACCCGAGCCCTGACGCAATTCAACAGGTCACTGTAGTGAGCACCAGCCCCGCTGCCGAGTTCGGCTTCGGCACCGGCGGCCAGATTCTGACGGTGTTGAAGAGCGGCAGCAATCGCTTCCACGGCAGCGTCTATGACTACCTGCAGAACTGGAACCAGGACGCCAACACCTGGAGCAACAAGCGTGTCACGCCGGGCAGCGCACCCACGGCTCGAACGAAGTACACGCAGCAGACCTTCGGCGCCTCTCTTGGCGGACGCATCGTACGCGACCGGCTGTTCTTCTTCGGCGACTATGCCGGATACCGCAAACCCAGTTCTTCGATTCCAATCTACAGCGTGGCTCCAGCCGCCTTCAGGAGCGGTGATTTCTCTTCACTGCTCGGAACCTCCTACGGCCAGCTCTACGACTCGCAGAACAACTACGCTGCGTTTACCAACAACAAGCTGCCGATCAACAATCCTGTAGCAGCCTACCTCTTTGCTCATCCTGAGCTGTATCCGCTGCCGAACCGCGCCTCCACCGCTCCTGATGGCGTGTATCAGAACTACTCCGGAACCGCGATCAAGGCGCTCGATCGTAACGACCAGGGCGATCTGAAGGTCGATTACAAGATCGGCGAGAACGACGCAGTCTTTGCTCGCATCTCCTATGGCCGCGCACGCTCTGGAAGCAACAACCAGGGCATGGGTGTAGTGCTTCCGCTGATCTCAGAGTTTCCGTTTGCCAGCTACGCCGCAAGCTATACTCATACCTTTTCCCCGGCGATCGTGAATGAGTTCCGCGGCGGCTTCACGCGGATGGCCTATAACAGCTACAACATCGACTACACCGGCGTGTTCGGTACGAAAGGCGACAGCCTGGTCGGCATTGCGACCTCATTCGTGCAGACCATCCCCGGTTTCACACAGCAGTCGTTTACCGGAACGCAGTCAGCATCCAGCCCGACAACCTCGCTGGGAACGACCGGCAGCGGACGCCTGGCACTGAATAACAACTACGAGTACGACGACACGCTGTCCATCCAGCACGGACGGCATCTGTTCAAAGCGGGCTTGCAGTGGGTGTGGTACCAGAACAACTTCCAGGCAAATCCCGCCGGAGCTCTGGGCAACTTCAACTACAACGGTCTCTACACGGGAAATCCACGCATCGGCAAACCGAACGGATATGACTATGCCGACTTCGTACTCGGCTACAGCTCTGGATCTTCGATCAGCGTTGGTAGCCTTGGACGCCGCGGCGGACGCCAGTGGCGCTCTGCCTACTTTTTCCAGGACGACTGGCGCATCACCGACAAGCTGACCCTCAACCTGGGTCTGCGGTACGAGTACGACACTCCGTTCTATGAGGTGCAGAACCGCATGGCGAAGGTTGACGTCGCCACCGGCCAATTGCGTCTTGCAGGTCAGAACGGAAATAACCGTGCTCTCTACAACCCGTTCTATGGACAGTTCGATCCGCGCTTCGGCTTTGCCTGGCAGGTCAACAACCGCACCGTCATACGTGGAGGGTTCGCCAGCACCACGTTCATGGACTTCAACCAGTTCGTGAACCACCTCACCAATCGCCCTTATGTGAATACTGCTGCAGCAACAGCAACCGTCCCGACAACAACCTCGGGAGGCACCATCGTCAACCCCGCAAGTGGCTTTGCGAATGCATCGGCAGTCAACACTGCCACCAACTACAACATCTGGCGTGACGACCTGCGGCCCTCATTCGTGCCGTCGTTCGACCTCGCCGTGGAGTACCAGATCAGCAACACGCAGACCGTCATGTTCGCCTACGTCGGCAACATCGGAAACCGCTTGTTGAATCTGCGCAACATCAACCAGTTGAAGCAGACCAACACGGGCACGACGACAGAAGTAGCGCCTTACTTCTCGCTGGCAGGACAGACCGGCACGGTCACGCTGTTCGATCACGAGGGCATGCAGAACTACAACGCCGCTGAAGCGATCTACCGTAAGCGTGCCAGCCGCGGGGTTACCTTCACCCTGAACTACACCTACTCGAAGAACCTGACCAATGCACAGGGGTATGCCGCACCGTCCAATATCTCGGGCGGAGCAAACTATCCGCAGAATGCCTATGACCTGCGTGCGGAGTACGGTCCGGCGGGATTCGACATCCGGAACAACCTGACCTCTACCTGGGTCGTCGAAATGCCCTTCGGCCGCGGACAGCACTTCGGCCGCAACATGAACCGCCTGCTGGATCTGGCCGTGGGCGGATGGAAGGTCGCGGGCAACGCCACGCTGTACTCCGGCTTCCCGATCACGATTCAGGCAAACAACATGGCAGGCACGAACCAGTCGACCGGACGCGCCAACCACTACCGCGCACTGAAGCGGACGAATGCACGCTTCCTTCCTCCGAACACCGGCGCCGGCTTCTACGGCTGGTGGGGTAATGATCCATCGGCAACGCCCTGCACCACGCCGGGTGTTGATAACGGCGTCTGCGCCTACGGCGTACCTGCACTGGGAACCTACGGTAACGCCGGCATCGGATCGGAGCGTTCGCCCGGCTTCCGCGGAATCGATGCGGCGGGCTTCAAGACCTTCCCAATCTACGAGTCGCACGAGCTGCAGTTCCGTGTCGACGCGTATAACGTCGGCAATATCTCCAGCTACAACAACCCGGGCCGCAGCGCTTCTTCACCGGCATCGTTCGGTTTCATCCAGAGCACCCGGTCGCAGCAACGGCAGCTTCAATTCGCATTGAAATACCGCTTCTAA